From a region of the Myxococcota bacterium genome:
- a CDS encoding glycosyltransferase family A protein, with product MALETPRVSVVTPVYNGERFLGQCIESVLRQTYANWDYTIVNNCSTDRTLEIARDYAARDPRIRVRCNDKFVRVIENYNNAVRQISPESKYCKVVAADDRLMPECLEKMVGLAEAHPSAAIVGAYGMCGAERPRLVWQGVPFPNELIRGRDACRSMLLGGPYVFGTPTSLLMRSELVRSRPTFYNEANLQADVEVCLELLQDHDFGFVHQVLTFQGVRDDSLTSFSDEWGTNLPWVVTSLTKFGPRYLNEQEIALRLRNHLEGYYWYLGRQVFARRGRAFWSFHREKLAAAGHPLSRLRVARCAAGVAADAILNPKRSLGAARQWLQARARERSSRPR from the coding sequence ATGGCCCTCGAGACTCCCCGGGTGAGCGTGGTGACTCCCGTGTACAACGGCGAGCGTTTCCTGGGGCAATGCATCGAGAGCGTGCTGCGCCAGACTTATGCGAATTGGGACTACACGATCGTCAACAACTGCAGCACCGACCGCACGCTCGAGATCGCGCGGGACTACGCCGCGCGCGATCCACGCATCCGCGTGCGCTGCAACGACAAGTTCGTGCGCGTGATCGAGAACTACAACAACGCGGTGCGGCAGATCTCGCCCGAGAGCAAGTACTGCAAGGTCGTCGCCGCCGACGACCGGCTGATGCCCGAGTGTCTCGAGAAGATGGTCGGCCTGGCCGAGGCCCACCCCAGCGCGGCGATCGTGGGGGCCTACGGCATGTGCGGCGCCGAGCGCCCGCGCCTGGTCTGGCAGGGCGTGCCCTTCCCGAACGAGCTGATCCGCGGCCGCGACGCGTGCCGGTCGATGCTGCTCGGCGGCCCCTACGTGTTCGGTACTCCGACCTCGCTGCTCATGCGTTCGGAGCTCGTGCGCAGCCGGCCGACGTTCTACAACGAGGCCAACCTGCAGGCCGACGTCGAAGTCTGCCTCGAGCTGCTGCAGGATCACGACTTCGGCTTCGTGCATCAGGTGCTCACCTTCCAGGGCGTGCGCGACGACTCACTGACCTCGTTCTCCGACGAGTGGGGCACCAACCTGCCGTGGGTCGTGACTTCGCTGACCAAGTTCGGTCCGCGTTATCTGAACGAACAGGAGATCGCGCTCCGGCTCCGGAACCACCTGGAGGGCTACTACTGGTATCTCGGGCGCCAGGTGTTCGCCCGGCGGGGGCGCGCCTTCTGGAGCTTCCACCGCGAGAAGCTGGCGGCCGCGGGTCATCCGCTGAGCCGGCTGCGCGTGGCGCGCTGTGCTGCCGGGGTCGCCGCGGATGCGATCCTCAACCCCAAGCGCAGCCTCGGCGCCGCGCGGCAATGGCTGCA